The genomic window AAAGCCACCTCCCCTGTAGGAAATTTGGCTTACATAATAAGAGGCCCGGCGCACTCTCGTGGGCCGGGCCTCATTATCTCGTGCAAGCCTTGAAAGGCTCAGTCCGAATTAGGCGGTGATTTTAGCCACAACGCCTGAACCAACGGTACGGCCACCTTCACGGATAGCGAAACGCAGACCTTCGTCCATAGCGATCGGAGCGATCAGCTTGACGTTGATGGTCACGTTGTCGCCAGGCATAACCATCTCGGTGCCCTCTGGGAGGATCACTTCGCCGGTTACGTCAGTCGTACGGAAGTAGAACTGCGGACGGTAGTTTGCAAAGAATGGCGTGTGACGGCCACCCTCGTCCTTCGAAAGGACGTAGACTTCTGCCGAGAACTCGGTGTGCGGGGTAACAGAACCTGGCTTTGCGAGAACCTGACCACGCTCAACTTCGTCACGGCCAACACCGCGGATAAGCGCACCGATGTTGTCGCCTGCTTGACCGGAATCGAGCAGCTTGCGGAACATTTCAACGCCGGTGACGGTCGTCTTGGTGGTGTCCTTGATGCCGACGATTTCAACTTCGTCGCCAACGTTCACAACGCCGGTTTCAACACGGCCGGTCACAACCGTACCACGACCCGAAATCGAGAACACGTCTTCGATCGGCATGAGGAAGTCTTGATCAACTGGACGCTCAGGCTGTGGGATGTAGCTGTCAACAGCGTCCATCAGAGCCTTCACGGAGTTTTCGCCGATTTCTGGATCGCGGCCTTCGAGAGCTGCGAGAGCCGAACCCTTAACGATTGGAATCTCGTCGCCGTCAAAGCCGTACTCGCTGAGAAGTTCGCGAACTTCGAGTTCAACCAGTTCGAGGATTTCTTCGTCGTCGACCTGATCAACCTTGTTCATGTAAACAACGAGAGCAGGAACACCAACCTGACGTGCAAGAAGGATGTGCTCACGAGTTTGTGGCATTGGGCCGTCAGCAGCGTTCACAACGAGGATCGCGCCGTCCATTTGTGCCGCGCCGGTGATCATGTTCTTAACATAGTCAGCGTGACCTGGGCAGTCGACGTGTGCGTAGTGACGTGCGTCGGTTTCGTACTCAACGTGTGCGGTTGAGATGGTGATGCCGCGCTCGCGCTCTTCAGGTGCTTTGTCGATGTTTGCGAAATCGACAGCAGCACCCATAACTTTCGTGATAGCCGCTGTCAGCGTCGTCTTACCGTGGTCAACGTGACCGATGGTGCCGATGTTGCAGTGCGGCTTATTACGCTCAAACTTTTCCTTCGCCATTTCTCTAATAACCTTTTTATTC from Erythrobacter sp. SCSIO 43205 includes these protein-coding regions:
- the tuf gene encoding elongation factor Tu, producing MAKEKFERNKPHCNIGTIGHVDHGKTTLTAAITKVMGAAVDFANIDKAPEERERGITISTAHVEYETDARHYAHVDCPGHADYVKNMITGAAQMDGAILVVNAADGPMPQTREHILLARQVGVPALVVYMNKVDQVDDEEILELVELEVRELLSEYGFDGDEIPIVKGSALAALEGRDPEIGENSVKALMDAVDSYIPQPERPVDQDFLMPIEDVFSISGRGTVVTGRVETGVVNVGDEVEIVGIKDTTKTTVTGVEMFRKLLDSGQAGDNIGALIRGVGRDEVERGQVLAKPGSVTPHTEFSAEVYVLSKDEGGRHTPFFANYRPQFYFRTTDVTGEVILPEGTEMVMPGDNVTINVKLIAPIAMDEGLRFAIREGGRTVGSGVVAKITA